Proteins encoded in a region of the Rutidosis leptorrhynchoides isolate AG116_Rl617_1_P2 chromosome 9, CSIRO_AGI_Rlap_v1, whole genome shotgun sequence genome:
- the LOC139869039 gene encoding uncharacterized protein codes for MGLQESKMTRLKMYRLKSLWGNHQFDFAISLACGFSGGIISLWDPFAFSKEHIWSDKNYVIVKGRWIREDVEVYMVNVYGPQQLHDKVNLWSKLSRFMVDNVGKYILFGDWNSVRSEEERFGTEFCSRDAEAFNEFIDSQLLFEVPLGGLQFTRRNKAGSKFSKLDRFFLSANVLDHFDNLKGIVLPRGFSDHSHVFLFQDIVDFGPTFFKIFDSWFARDDFDSTVRSAWADITANIGEEIKDLDVLIDMGSASPDIVNRRNSLFQDKGDLSKLEAMD; via the exons ATGGGGCTTCAAGAGTCAAAGATGACTCGTCTTAAGATGTATCGTCTAAAGTCGTTATGGGGTAATCATCAATTTGATTTTGCTATTAGCTTAGCTTGTGGTTTTTCAGGTGGTATTATTTCTTTATGGGATCCTTTTGCTTTCTCCAAGGAACATATATGGAGCGATAAAAATTATGTTATTGTGAAAGGGCGATGGATACGTGAGGACGTGGAGGTTTACATGGTTAACGTTTACGGCCCCCAACAGTTACATGATAAAGTTAATCTGTGGTCCAAGCTTTCTCGTTTCATGGTAGATAATGTAGGAAAGTACATTCTTTTTGGGGATTGGAACTCGGTACGTTCTGAAGAGGAGAGGTTTGGAACTGAATTTTGTTCCCGAGATGCTGAAGCTTTTAACGAGTTTATTGATTCGCAGTTATTATTTGAAGTCCCTCTTGGCGGCCTTCAATTCACCAGGAGGAATAAGGCCGGTTCGAAGTTCAGTAAGCTTGATAGATTTTTTCTTTCTGCTAATGTCCTCGATCATTTTGATAACCTTAAAGGTATCGTTTTGCCACGTGGTTTTTCGGACCATTCGCATGTCTTTTTGTTTCAGGATATAGTTGATTTTGGTCCCACTTTTTTCAAGATTTTTGATTCATGGTTTGCAAGGGATGATTTCGATTCTACTGTCCGGAGTGCTTGGGCTGATATTACAGCCAACATTGGTG AAGAAATAAAAGACCTGGATGTTTTGATTGACATGGGATCGGCATCTCCCGATATTGTTAATAGACGTAACTCATTGTTTCAAGATAAAGGAGATCTTTCTAAGTTGGAAGCTATGGATTAG